The stretch of DNA AGCCCTACATTCTTTAAAACTGTAGCATTTCCCTACAGTAAGTGACAAGAGGGGAATTAAAGTCAGTACTTAAAATTCCAGAACAGTTTGGTTTCTGATCATCATTCCATCATACTAGTGAAAAGCTGTTCATCAAGATAGCTTTGGAGGAAGAAGGGttactttgtgctttttttctctttttttttcgtTTCTTAAGAAAGATACTGAAAATTTAGTTGGAATGACAGATTTCACATGGGCTATTTCATTCAAAGAGAAAGCTAattcttcaagaaaataaaaacatctaaattgtgttgttttcttttctgattctcAGTTCCtctgtgtcctttttttttttttttgcataaccTTGAATGCAGCCAAAATTAGCACAATTTTTCTTGATAGGACCATGGCAATTTGCATTTGCTGGATTTCCATTGAACTTTCATGGTAATTCCATTATAGTTTCCAGAATAGTTATGTAATATCATATAAAAATAAgtcttttcttttgtatcttGGTTCTCCCTACTGTTTTAAGCACTTTTTGCAGTTACATGAAGAACCACTAAATCTGTTACAGAAGCTGTTGCTGATTTTAGTAGGTGAAGTGAAAAATACCTGAGTTCCAGTAGGTTCCTGGACTTGATGTTTTGATCATATATTCATAAATCTGTAAGATGACAATAGGAGAGTGCTATTGCTAGTTGAGgatagttgtttgtttttttttgattttagaGAATATTTCTAAGCCTTCTTGAAATACTGAAGGCTAATGTGTTCTCATACCTGCAGTGCTTTAGCTGTTCTTATATCCGTTTCAGAACAAGCTGTTGCAGACaaagaaggaaatagaaaagTACTCCGTTAATGACAAGCAGGTAAGGTCACTGCTACCTACAGGTGTTGTTTGCTTCAAGGTAGTCACTACAGAGTAGTCTCTAGTCCTGTTCTTAAAACCATTTGACAAGAATAGGTGAAGCTTTCCTTGAATTCAAAAAATGCCAATCTACCTACATGCAATGTACCAAACTCCACTAGATTTGATGTTGCCTAGTACCTTAACTGCTTTTTCTCAGAGGAAAAGGTTGATGCCTTCAGCTGTAGGTGTGGTATGCTTTTTTTGGATAGCTGCAATTTACTGTCACTTGATAAGCGTTTGTATTGTTCAAGATCAAGTGGAAAAACCCACTCTTTTCAAATCTCTCGTCCTTTGCAATATATAAATACGGCAATTGTCTTGGCATACTTGTTTTCAAGTTTAGTTCACAATGTTCTGctgtttgttctgtttcctgGTAAAGCTCTGTAACAGGTGTGCAAACTTGTGAAGTTCTTGGACTTATAAAAACAGCGAAGGTGAATTAATAGTGTGCACATGCTTAAAGGCACTGTTCTAGAACCTGCTAAGGTACTAGCTTTTAAAATAGGTCAGTTTGCTATGTTCAAAATACACAACCTCAAGGGTGATACGCTGATTTTGTTTACTGTTCCTAATAATCAAGGGTAGAGGGGAAATGGTATTGACCATCACGTCTTTCTTTCTCGTGTTCTAGAACTTGTTGGCTTGCATTTGTAGTCACAAAACTAACAATTTAATAGCTTGTAATAAGGGATTTGGTGTCTATTGGCTGTAATACGTTGCTTCTTTAGTCTGGTGAATTAATAAGTTGAATATTCTCTTGAAAAGAAGCAATGGAGAAAGATGAATATTTGGAGCCAATGTTTGGACTTCTGAGACTAAATTTTCTCAATACTTTAATTTGTAAGATTGCCTTCACTTATTTTTGTCAAATGGCTCAACatgatcacttttttttctgtgcatgctGCCTTACTCAGATcaactttattttgaaaacttaaGCCATTTGAGGTGAGGAGGACctatattttgtgtgttttaaaacaaacaaatcctgGTAACCGTTCTCCTTTAGCTGCTCTCGTAGTTTCCCAAGCTtggcaaagaaaaaagttaatcCCTTGTCAAACACTGTCAGGATGTTCTCGTTAAAAATCTGTCCAAGCTTGACAGCTGTGGACTCTGTGTTTTTACAAAATAGTACTTGGTACATGCCCATAAGAGTTTCAGTTAAAATTTCAGGAAGCATCTTCAAGACTGAGCAAGTTTAAGTGTGGGCTTAACAAGACCGCTTTTGCAGTAGCAGCTTTAGACTTGTCTGTGCTTAATCTGGCTACGGTGGGAGTGACAGTGGTAGCTTGGCCCTCCTGTGAACCTATTGTTGGGTTGCAGACAATGTGACAGGGAAGCCTGCCTGTTCTAAATGCAAAGAACACAATTAGAAAAAGCAGGGAGTCTGGTGCAGAGCTCATACTGGAACAGCAGGTAAGAAAATGACAAGCAGGGGCAGCTGAACTGACAGAAGCTGAACTGACAAGCTGTACAAGGCGATTGCAGAAAGTACAGAGAAAAGGTGTTGTCTCGCATGGATTACATACACAGACTGTTATATTTGCTAGATGCCAAGCTAAGAGGGAAAGATCACTATTTACATGATTATATGCAGTATACATTCAGCTTGTGCATATATACATGAAACCAGGTTGCATTGACAACCAGGGTTCTGGTGTCTACATTTTAGTGTTTGACTTGTCAAACAGCCTTTGAAAGGCATTTGTATGTCACTTAGAATGCTGACAATGCACTCTGTATCAGTAAAGGTGTGCAATGGGacaaaacccttttttttttttttaatttaaaaaaatccctttcctAATATGGAGTATTCCTAGTTACTTCGCTGGGAGATGAATTGAGCTTTTATTGAGAAATGAATGCTTTATGAATGATCAGACAGAAAGCACTATTTAGAACAAAAGGCGAGCGACTGGAATGAGGAGGATATTAGGCTTTCTGGCAGCATAATCTGTTTCCTAGGAGTGGATCCACAGTGCATGCGCTGGAGCAAAGGTAATCAGCATAGAgtagcagaagaaagaaaatgtgataaTAGAAACTAAGAGATGAATTGTATAATGTGGTGGTAGCAGCCAATAAAAAATTTGGTAGTTCCCAAGCATATTGTTCACAGTATGAATAACTGTTCTATGCAATTTTTGTATAGAATTGTGACTTTAACCTCCTTACTGATCTTGCAAAGACACACAGATGGTATATGGATAGTAAGCCAATGGTGTCTCAGCTCAACTATTTTGTTCTCAAACTTAtgtaaaagacaaatatttccaaaatgtaaaaaatgccTCAAGGGGAGATGCACGCAGACCCATCAATAACTTGCACCACAAGTTTACTCAGATGTCCAACTACACACAACGCTGGGAGGCAGGAATAGCCAACCTGCTGCACAGGAATGGCAAGCAGATTCTGTTTATGCAGCTACGAAGTGTTGCAGTCTGACCAGAGGCAAAACTGACAAATGACTAACTTCCAAAGCAGTTAGTTACACTGTGGtaagctcttctttttttttttttttttttttgtccgcATTTCATGACAAGCAACTATGATGACACTTGTTGGAAACTAGTGATAGCTTTATTTCAACCCCAGTGGAGTTTAAATTAATTGACTGAAGTAAGAGAAGGTGTAGAAATCAGAACAAGAATACAGGAGTCCCTACTTTTATTCTGGCATGATTGCTTCTCCTTTGAAGATGATGAATTGCCCCAAAGCTCTGATGGTTTTCTGTTGTGTGtgtgcttctttcttttgctttgtttttagcaGAGGAGGTAGCTTGTTTGTATATCCCTTGCCAAGCTGGAGTTTGCAGTAATCTTTCAGTCTGTAAGTGATACCCCAAAGGCAGTGCTTCCTGTGGCCGGAAGTTGATCTGAAGGTGCTTCAAAACCGAGATTCTGAGATCATGTTGCTAGCAGTAATCAGTACTTTCCAAGAAAATATAAGTACTTAAAATAAGTACTTTCCAAGAAAACCAATGCCAACTTCCAGCTGCAACAACATAGAtagcactcttttttttcctcctgctgggccaatgtttgttttcatttacctGTATCTTTCAAACTAAAATCCATGATCTCTTGTTCCAAGGCAAGGAGTAAACATATACAgttatttcactgttttaatATGTATATGGCATTTCTATTAATCAGTTTTCTTagattttttcaaaattttgtcCCTGATACATTCCAATTAAATTATATGCAGctaaatttaataataataataaaagcacatTGCAAATGCTCACATTAGCAGcttttttcatacattttgatttttattgcaGTGCTGATGTTGGAGTTTCAGAGCAAGACATGGCAACCATTCCCTTCTATGATGTGGAAAAAAcgtttcagcttttttcttaaagatgaACTTAAGCCACACTGATAGTTTTTACTTGTGTTTCACACTTAAATATGGAACTGTGGAATTCTGACTGTCTTAGCTAGAACAATTTTACTAAACTATATGTAATTAACTTGAGTCATGGAGTGTCTTAGAATGATAAATTAGAAATAGCTACTCATGTACAAAGTATCTCTTTGAGGATCCTGAAGTGTTTATTCTTAATATACGTGCATTAGGGGCAGGGATTACTTTTTGTGGTGTGGGAGAAGTACAAACtctcctgtttaaaaaaaaaaaaaaaaaaattattctagaAAAGGTGTATCACTgagttgtttcattttaaaagacttGGAGCCAACTATTACTGGACTTAAATTAcaaaattttctttcactttcccTTTTTAGGTTGTACTATGTATTTCCGTTGATGTATCTAAAGATTATGAACAGGTGGAGAATGTTCTAAAACAGGTGAGAAAGTAACTGATTCACTTGCATTTATTAATAAACTTATCTATGTGTGATGTGTTTCTAATGGAAGTAATTTCTTATAGTGATACTGTGCTAgaggaatattttttcatgCTAAAGAACATCTTGACATCTATCCTCTTCCAGGCTCAGGAGAAGCTGGGGCCAGTAGACCTGCTTGTAAACTGTGCAGGAACATCAGTTACGGGAAAATTTGAGGCCATTGAAGTGAATTCTTTTGAAGTGAGTGAgcgttcatttttatttcatcgTATGAATGAGTTGGTATTCAGCCATTCTAAGAAATAAATTGCATTGCTGTGTCTTTGCAGACTGTATGAGTAGTGATACGCTTGATTAGTGGTAGCTTTCAGAATTAGAATGTATCTTTAGATTTGCAAGGATTGCAACTTATTCCCTAATTGTTGATCCATTGATAGGTCAGGACAGCGAGTTCTCCATCTAGGATAGGGAAAGCCTGACATGCATTTTTATAGTTTAATGCACTGTGAAAGAATTTCGCATGGTCTCTCTTTCCTGATGAAGgtgtttatttcatatttttaaccTGCTTAATAAAAATCAGTCTTGTCAATGTTCAGCTCTGAGATGCACAGACTGTTTGCAGCTTGAGAAGCTGCTGCTTTAATGAAAAGACCTTCAAAaagccaaccaaccaaaaacaaaacaaaaaaaacacccctaCATTTTGGTTACTTTAATGATTCCCACCTTCCCATTCTACAAGTCATCACTGAAACATCCAAAAATGCTAAATAGGCATTTTTTGTTGTAGATGTAAATCATCCATCCGTGCTATTGTTTATATAGGCTGCCACTTGTATTATAGGCCTTCTGGAGAGTAAAAATAAAGGCTTCCTCTTATCCTGCCAAAGATGGAAACTTCTGAAATGCATGAATACATagaatttttcctgttttaggAAGGTCTTTAAACTTTAATTTCAGTATGCTTTCATACATCATTCATAAAAGTATAGTTACCTTGACACTGttccagttgttttttttttgtcacatactcttttttttttttttttctgtgaaggcCATTATGGCTTACAATATTAGTATCTTGAAGCATTAGTATCACAGTATTCAGTATCCTGAATGCCATTAAGATGTATGTACAGTGGATTTGTTTCTTCTTGAGGTGAGGTTCTTAGCTATAGAACAATTTATGAGACTGTGGAATAGAAAACTGTTCTTTCTTTCGCCAGCTGTTAGAAAATACAAATCATGTGAACTCTGTTAAAGCAAACTGAAATAGGGTTTTTGAGAAATAATAGTAAACAGCTGAATAAGTCTAAATCTGTGACTCAAATACTATCTTAATATCATTTCTACAGAGATTAATGGCAGTCAATTATCTGGGTAGTGTTTACCCAAGTCGTGCAGTGATCTCTACCATGAAGGAGCGACGGATGGGAAGGATTGTGTTTGTATCATCTCAGGCTGGGCAATTAGGCCTCTTTGGTTATACAGCTTATTCTCCAACAAAGTTTGCTCTTCGAGGATTGGCTGAAGCCCTGCAAATGGAGGTGTGTGTGCGATGatttaagtatttttgtttattattgcCAAGTTGGTATTTTAAGTATTGCCAAGTTGGTTGTGAGGCCACAGTAAATGGTATGTGAGCTATATGAGAGAGTAAAACTTGCAAGCTTTAATATGTTGATTGCCCACAAAAGTCTTGTGTTGACAGTGGTTTACTCTTCTCAACTTTGGTTTAGATGAGCTTTTAGTATTGTAATGATCTAAATTTAAGTCAAGCCTAAAAAGCAAACATCCATTTCACAATTTAATGGAAGGAGACTTAAAAGTGTATTATTGTAGAAAGACAGGTAAATTTGATTTGCAAGTGACATTCCTTACTTTCCTGTTAGGTGTGTAAATACATGGTTGTTAATGTTTGTAAGTTAAGTGTCTGTGTTTGGTTCTAGACCCTTgtattgttgctgtttttacCCTGTTCTGGTCAGTGTAGTTGGATGCCTTGCTCAGGACAAGAGTGTGGGGTAAAACTGCATCTGACCACTTCTGGCCTGCAGAATGGTGTGACTGCGGGGCTTTTCTTCAAGCTGGTGGCAGACATTTTTGTGAGGACTGGCTTCCTCAAACCTAAAAATAGGGTGTTATGGACCTGTGACATGGTATTTCAGTAAGTGTTTTCATATGGAGGGTTTTGTAACTTAAATAAAACTGCTTAGGGCTATACAACACTTTGCTTTATCTTAGCCCTCTGAATACATTCATTCACAACTTCTTTATTTGCATTGGAGTACAGACATGTATTGTAGCTATTTCTATTATAGTAGTGTAGTAAGTGATGTGCTGCTGTGGTAAATGATACAAATACAGCGAGGATCGCATTTAGGTATGCAAGACTTAAGTGTTTCtcacattttctatttatttttgtctccttAGATTTTGGCCCTATGCATGTTTAAACCATGGGTTGAAAAGCCTTGTGACTTGAGTCACATACCTAGAAGAGATAAAGATACTAaacttgagttttgttttttttttttctcgcatttgttcatttgttcatttgtgaaaatatgacataataacaaaaaagcaTTCTAATAAGCCTCGGTTAAACTTTTTTTGGCCTTGTATTTTTGAATGTGGGGTACTGGTGTTTGGCAGTGTTTTGGTTGtctttaaaatagaaatcaatAGAATAGTAGAGCTAAATTCCTTTTGTATTCCATCTAGGAATCTTGAAAAGTGCTTTATGTTCATCAAATGCAgagtttttaaagctttttactAAACAAAGCAACACAACCATCTCCTTAAagtctttgttttgcttcctcATTTGACAAAGCTCCAAATCTTGCAAATGCTGGATATGAGGGTGATTTAACACTACATGCCTTTTAAACTTGtgtttgctgtatttttccatACAAGATAAATGAATGAAGTTCTGAGAGGCATGTGAAAAGCTGTCAATATTAAGGTAACACTTAACTTTTTTGTAAAATACAGGTCAAACCCTATAATATCTACGTAACAGTGGCCTATCCTCCAGATACTGACACACCTGGCTTTGCAGaagaaagtaaaacaaaggTAAACTGTTCTTCAGTAATACTGTAATGTTTTTAAAGGTTCATCTTGTATTAGGCAAAGGGTTTTCAGACTTCATTCATTTCTGTCCTGCCATTGAAAATAGAGTGTATTAGGATTTTAAGAAGtacataaacattttaattttatcaacTCTGCTATTGAGAGTTAAATAGCTTGTAGGGTAATTTTGTGTATTGTTCTGGTTTTAAAGGAATGGGAAAATGTTGAAAAGTCTTCCTATACACAGCCTAAATATTGCTGTGGAACAGTAAATTGTAAAACCAATATAACTTGTTTTGATATAAAAGCTTAATGAGCCAGAAATAATATAcctattttgcatattttgatGTTATGCTGTTCTGATAGTTCTGgcagatgaaaataaatctcaGTTTCTTCAATGAAGTCTGCAAGTCAGCTACTGTGTGAATATATGTAATGACACAATTTAATCCTAGGTAACAGCCACTATTAAAGTATGAAGGAAACTCTGGCATTGTGTTTGTAGTGCAAATGATACCGCCTTTACAGAAGGGTGTGTCAGTGGTAGGCCTTTTTCATTTGGCTTAGCTTAAAGTTAAGTTTTGACCTTCAAAAATGTAGTTGCCTCTCATCGTTTGATGCTTCCCTACACATGAAATAtaacttcaaattaaaaaaaaaaaggtgcaggTGGGGCTACATTCAGGCTCCTTGTTCAGATTGAAGTATCTGCTAACCAGAGAAAATGTCTATTTTCTATCTGCATGCTGTGAACTAGAAACGTGGTGTTTAAGTAGATCAGCCATTTTCAAGATGCTCCATCTAATGTCATGTGTAATAAGAAATTGGGGTTgaatttcattttgtctttcacCCTTTATATAAGAATCAGCAGGGATTGTGTAACACAATTCTTCATAATTTCTTGATATAGATATTCTGTATTAAACATACTCCCACGCATCCGCATAAAGTGCCAGAATTAGACATCTGCAGATACTTGTGTAGCTTGCACattctttgggatttttttctacataataGCCTATTTCAGGGAAATATATTCACCAGCAAAATGTACTGTGAATCTcagatttctctttaaaagagATCCAGTGAGATTTCGCTCGTTTGTCAAAAAGGCATTGTCtttaaatgcagatttatgCTGTTTTAGCACACGTGGAGTCATCAGGTTATTTGTGCCTACACTGATGATGCACCTTAAATATCTGCAATACTCAGTTGCTTTAACTGTTCAGATGTTCATTTGTTAGTGTTGCATTTATTTAGTGCTACTTAGTTTAGAACATCTGTCTCTGGTTTGCATCTCTTTGGGGctaggctattttttttttctgtaatcatTACTAATAGTTAGCTTAAGCGAAAAGTCAGTTGTGAGGAtatgtttttcttgtgtttaaGCTCTTTCTGCTTGAGAAAACTGTTTGACGCAAGGCAACTGTGCTTTGACTGATTAGCCAGGTGGAGTATTTAATGCTTGAGATCTGCCTGCCTTTTTCTCAACATGTCATTGACTTTAGTCTGGTACTCCCAATTTAGCTGatgattttttccaaatttgtcATACTGTAGCTTAGTTTCAACACCCCTCTATCTCCTTTGGATTTGGTTGATATTGACCTGTGAGCTACAAAGGACATAGGGGTTATGAGCTGGAGATTTGGTGACAGAAACCACATCGCTGCAGGAAAGCATGTAAAAGGTGTTTGGATGTGATTTCCTCTGACAGAgaccaatttatttatttattttacttaatatgtgtattttaagaaaattaactggTGAGCCTAGTCAGAGCATCATGATTCATAATTCTGCACATACTTGGAAATAGGCCTATTTCTGTggaatttaatttctgtagCTTTTCAGATTGAACAATTACAGATTTCTCTCATTGTCAGCTCTTCCCTAGAAGtgtatgttgttgttttttttaaggattaATCTCAATGGTTTATGAATATTAAGCAAGTTCCAGTATTGACTAGATTTGAATGCTTCAATTAAACTTTATATTTAACTGAATTTTCCTTTATAACAAGTTTATGTGTAACTAAGTACTTCTCTCTTTGTAACTTAGTGCAATTTGTTCCTTATCAACAGAGCcatctaaatattttttgcatttaaatagtGTGCTATGCATTTAGCCCCATTGTTCTTTTGTTAAAAGTACCTGAATGACAAATACGCTTCTAAATcctttttaaacctttttgctGCTCGTTCTTGTAAAagatcagatttaaaaaaaaaaaaaaaatgtggttgttAAAATAATTGCCATAACTATTTTCTTCTAGTGTTTTAGAGCATTTATGCCGTTTTACCTCACAAAGAAGTGAAATACACTGATGGATTTTAGTAGATACTAGTGTAAGGGgtttgagaaacaaacaaaacatctaAGTATAAATTTGTTTTGTAGGCTTGTAGGGAATGATTTGTAGGAAAGAACACTCTTTCTATCAGCATTCTAGTAGTATACTCTATCAGTATTAAACTAAGAATATTATAAAttggcatttttctttgtaaaactaagctattatttttgaaagtgtttttcccttaattttAAGTGCACATTTTAGGTAACAGTGTGATACCACTTGTTAACAATGACAGTGTCATCCATGATGAAAGCCCAAAACCAAAAGTTGAccattgtgttttctttcctgtgtggTGTTAGTCAAACTTACCATGGTGTTTTTCTACTAAAGCCTTTAGAGACGAAGCTAATTTCTGAAACCTCATCTGTTTGCCAAGCAGAACAAGTCGCCAGAGTTATAGTCAAAGATGCCATAGTAAGTAAATTATCCTTTTAAAGTATGACCTTCATAGGAGAGACTTGGATGGCATGTAATGGGAgtagaagatgaagaaaatggctcagctaaatgaaaaaaagtttaGCTAAAATGGTACTCTTTGGTGGTTAGTTTGAACAGGAAGTTTTTCTCTATTCTTCTTTTGCCACCATGCCCACAAGTGATTTTAAACGATCTCTTTGAACTAAAAGGTACCCGAAGCTGTTCCTTAGACAGAACAAAGTGATGCATCCGTATGATGCAACGTCTCAAAGACAgatcacatttttctttaaagtactAACTTCTATTGACGTTTTGTGTATCAAATACCATTTGTCTAACCTCAAAAGCTTGTTTGACTATCTGATTTTTCTTGAACATGAGTTCATATCAAAATGATTTTGCAATAAATGGAGGCTCTCTAGACTATTTGGCTTTTAATGTCTTAAGTATCTGGTTTATGAgtgattaaaatacataaaaggcTGCCATAGTTAAAAAGGATTATTGCATTTTTGAGgaatttttataataatttgtGCTGTGGAATGCTTCCTTAATAAAATAAGAGGAAACGGGCACCAAGGATGTTCTGAGGTGCCTACAGCCAAATAAAAGTGGAAATAAACATGAAATTTCATGTCATTAAAGTACAGCTATTGAATCCTAAGATCTGTAATTATTTTACAGTTGTAAATACTGTAAATGTGATCTTCAACGTGTTTTGCATTTGCAGGTGTTTGTGAAGCTTTTACAATAGTTTCACAAATACAGCACATAAGTGCAAAATAACGTCTGGTTTTAGGGCGGTGAGTTTTAAAATCAAGTACCACCTCACAtggtgttttgtgttgtttcttaAGGAAGACTAATCTCACCTCTATAAGCATCTGATACTTCTTTACCATGCTTTCCAGCACCTTCTATGATGTAGTAGTTCAGGTGGGGTATTTATGCACTCAAACCATCATCTGGGGGGgctaaaagcaaaattaaaaagtagTTCTTTATTGTAGGAACTCAGTCCCCTCAGGTGTGTGTTGGGTAATAGCTCAGCCAAATTTTACACCATCTACCTTAATTCAGGAACACCACCTCCTTGTGCTTCTGTGTTCCATAGGTGTAGTCCTGCAGAGTTCCAAAAAGTCTGTTCTCCAGCACAATCTGCTAGAAAGAAAAGATAATGGGAGAAGGCTGGGAGCGAGAGCTATAGAGCTGCAATATTTgtggtgaaaataaataaatggtgctTTATCTTGCTCTGTCTCCCCCTCTTTTGCCAACTGAATTGCTTAGTAGGCAATGTATTTTGCAGTTTTGAGTAGGCAAATCAAGATCATTGACATAAATGAAGGAGTACTACTTACATAACATCTGAAGTACACCTCTCCCAGCAACCTAATTGTAAGAAAAGGCaagcaggattttatttttcagttacagTGGTGACTGACGATCCGACAGAGGTAGGGTGCAATTCtctctgaaatatttacaaacagAGCATCGTGTGTTTTCTCCATTAGTAAGCACGACTCAAGAAGAAATTTAGATCCTTTCCAGCTTATCAAGCAATACTTAGCCATTTATCACATCTGTAGCTTTATAAAAGGTAGGGTCCTTGCCCATTTTTACTGGAATGCGTCTTGGAATGCTGCTGTATagtaaaatttttttttaatattttaacataaatattACTGCAGCCAACCAAAATATTAATTCATAGTGACATCACATTAATTATCATGAATAGCTGTAAAATTAAGACACGTCATGACTTGGCACAACTGGATAAATTACTTTGCCCTTaattgctgttttccttccatCCAGCAAGGGAACTTTAACAGCTCAGTTGGTTCCGATGGTTACATGCTATCAATACTGACAAGTGGAATGTCACCAGTCACTTCTATTACTGAAGGTCTTCAGCAGGTAAGATTTGGGAAGAGTCCCATAGTCAAAACTTCTTAGTTTCAAATAGTATAAAATATGTAGAACGTTATGCaaatgtcaattattttttttccatcaaatgGTTCTCAACACTATGGAGACTTGAATTTAGGAAACTGGAGTAATTTTTTTGAGTTGGCAAGAAAGCTAAGATTCCTACCTGGTTCTTAGTCTCGAATTGTAACATAACTATGATGGTTTTCACgtgccttttttttaaacttggttATATTGCATGGAACTTTTATTTCATAagtaaaaaatatgctgcagTCCGGGATTCTAAGTGAATTGAAAGATGTTTCTCTCTGTTTCCAGGTTGTTTGCATGGGCATTTTTCGCATCATTGGCCTCTTTTACCTAGGAAGTTTTGACAGCATAGTTCGTCGCTGCATGATGCAAAGGGAAAAATCTGAAAGCACAGATAAAACTGAATAACCTTAACTTTGAATTGAAAGAAGAATGTCAAGCAGTCCTGAACAGCTTACTGTTCAAGTGGGACTCGGCTTCTCTCTGGAAGGATTTAGGCTGAAAGTGCTTGGATATGTGACAGATGAGTCCCCTCAAaagcaatgaaagaaaacagaagtataACTCCAGAAAATGCCAAACTATGCAAAAGTGTGAATGAGGATTAGCTTTTTTTGGTGATTTGAGTTGGAGAGACTTTGCGGAATTTGTACGTCATCTGTAGGGTAGAACCTGAGAATGGACTACATGCGGTGATTCTGGACAAATGCTTAAGTTTTCTTACGTTGGTGCttatggaaaaaataagtaCCTGGCAGACTGGGCTGAAGTAGATTGAAGTCCCCTGAACAAGTTGGTACCTCTTGCTAATGTTTTTGGga from Anas platyrhynchos isolate ZD024472 breed Pekin duck chromosome 2, IASCAAS_PekinDuck_T2T, whole genome shotgun sequence encodes:
- the KDSR gene encoding 3-ketodihydrosphingosine reductase, with amino-acid sequence MLLLAAAFVVGFVLLLYMVSPLISPKPLKLPGAHVVVTGGSSGIGKCIAIECYKQGAFITLIARDENKLLQTKKEIEKYSVNDKQVVLCISVDVSKDYEQVENVLKQAQEKLGPVDLLVNCAGTSVTGKFEAIEVNSFERLMAVNYLGSVYPSRAVISTMKERRMGRIVFVSSQAGQLGLFGYTAYSPTKFALRGLAEALQMEVKPYNIYVTVAYPPDTDTPGFAEESKTKPLETKLISETSSVCQAEQVARVIVKDAIQGNFNSSVGSDGYMLSILTSGMSPVTSITEGLQQVVCMGIFRIIGLFYLGSFDSIVRRCMMQREKSESTDKTE